In Prosthecochloris sp. GSB1, the following proteins share a genomic window:
- a CDS encoding class I SAM-dependent methyltransferase, which yields MFDKLEEINSRPTPFQFYTADELWTDEHTSKKMLEYHLNESVDLSSRNKDFIARSVKWIVSHFGIDVNTSIADFGCGPGLYTTLFAENNANVTGIDFSRRSIQYARKVADQKGLDIDYYQQNYLEFEAKKRFDLITMIFCDFCALSPTQRKTLLVKFRKFLKPGGSVLLDVHSLNAFSSRDEVVTYEYNQLDHFWSPENYYGFLNTFKYDKEKVILDKYTIIEENRIRVVYNWLQYFSRDSLREEFEENGFEVVEFYSDVAGSAFSSDSPDMAVVARKVEST from the coding sequence GTGTTTGACAAATTAGAAGAAATAAACTCACGTCCAACACCTTTTCAATTTTATACAGCAGATGAACTATGGACTGATGAGCATACTTCAAAAAAAATGCTGGAATATCATTTGAACGAATCTGTTGACCTTTCATCCCGAAACAAAGATTTCATTGCCCGTTCTGTAAAATGGATAGTGTCTCATTTTGGAATAGACGTGAATACAAGTATTGCAGATTTTGGTTGTGGACCGGGATTGTATACAACTTTATTTGCAGAAAATAATGCTAATGTTACCGGGATCGACTTTTCAAGAAGGTCTATCCAATACGCAAGAAAAGTTGCTGATCAAAAAGGATTGGATATTGACTATTATCAGCAAAACTATCTGGAATTTGAGGCAAAAAAGAGATTTGATCTTATTACAATGATTTTTTGCGATTTTTGTGCATTGAGCCCTACCCAAAGGAAAACACTGCTTGTCAAGTTCCGCAAATTTTTAAAGCCCGGTGGATCAGTTCTGTTAGATGTTCATTCGTTAAATGCGTTCAGTAGCAGGGATGAGGTTGTAACATACGAATATAACCAACTCGATCATTTTTGGTCTCCTGAGAATTATTATGGATTCCTGAACACATTCAAATATGACAAGGAAAAGGTAATACTTGATAAATACACAATAATTGAAGAGAATAGAATCCGTGTTGTCTATAACTGGCTACAATATTTCAGTCGGGATTCATTACGGGAGGAGTTTGAAGAGAACGGATTTGAGGTCGTAGAGTTTTACTCTGATGTAGCAGGGTCAGCTTTTTCTTCGGATTCTCCTGACATGGCAGTTGTAGCAAGGAAAGTGGAGAGCACATAA
- a CDS encoding archease: MSYRFGEHTADIRLEITAESFQEIFIEAVRAMNAVMKPAVSDGTVEREVTIEASDRLSLLVDFLNELLSLAGLHHEAYETLEIGNIGETHVDAFVKGRKTRGMEAEIKAVTWHEASLFETGEGTWRATLVLDI; encoded by the coding sequence ATGTCCTACAGGTTTGGCGAACATACCGCCGATATCAGGCTCGAGATAACCGCCGAAAGCTTTCAGGAGATTTTCATTGAGGCCGTTCGGGCCATGAACGCCGTTATGAAGCCGGCTGTATCGGACGGAACGGTCGAACGCGAGGTGACGATCGAGGCTTCGGACCGGCTGTCGCTGCTTGTCGATTTTCTCAACGAACTGCTTTCGCTTGCAGGGCTTCATCACGAGGCATACGAGACGCTTGAAATCGGCAATATCGGTGAAACGCATGTCGACGCTTTCGTGAAGGGCAGGAAAACCAGGGGAATGGAAGCGGAAATAAAGGCCGTGACCTGGCACGAGGCTTCGCTCTTCGAGACAGGGGAGGGAACCTGGCGGGCGACGCTCGTTCTGGATATCTGA
- a CDS encoding DEAD/DEAH box helicase, with protein sequence MITKSAVPASFRDLGLSEAVLSALDSVGYEIPTPIQNQTIPVMLAGGDILGLAQTGTGKTAAFALPLLSRIDLSRSEPQVLVLTPTRELAIQVAEAFQRYASFLDDFHVLPIYGGQDYGGQLRRLKRGVHVVVGTPGRVIDHIKRKTLNLEGIRCLVLDEADEMLRMGFVEDVEWILDQTPHSRQVALFSATMPGAIRAISRKYMRECTEIAVKAKSSTVETISQRFLMVSGHHKLDALTRILELEQFDGVIVFVRTKTSTLELSEKLRARGYAATALNGDMVQNHREKTVGQFKDGVWNILVATDVAARGLDVERISHVVNYDIPTDTESYVHRIGRTGRAGRSGEAILFVAPREMSMLRAIERSIRKGIERMELPSAEVINDKRIANFKKQISDTLSTADLGFFEDLVSAYCHEHDVMPIHAAAALASLYQGDSPLLLSPKPEREVKKAKARDGFEEKGGKRQQGRSREDRFQEAIRFDRYRVEVGKEHGVKPANIVGAIINEIGLDNGAVGRVSIFNEYSTVELPEGMPRDVFGELKKIRVCGQQLRASRLDGRFDEFETLVPRKKRKTKKSAVRTARSKRKGKGR encoded by the coding sequence ATGATAACGAAAAGTGCCGTGCCCGCCTCGTTTCGCGACCTGGGCCTTTCGGAGGCCGTTCTCAGTGCCCTCGATTCCGTGGGATACGAGATTCCCACGCCTATCCAGAACCAGACCATTCCGGTCATGCTCGCCGGCGGCGATATTCTAGGCCTCGCCCAGACGGGGACGGGAAAGACCGCGGCGTTCGCGCTGCCGCTGCTTTCCAGAATCGATCTCTCCCGTTCTGAACCACAGGTCCTGGTGCTGACGCCCACGAGGGAACTTGCTATCCAGGTCGCCGAGGCGTTTCAGCGCTATGCCTCTTTTCTCGACGACTTCCATGTCCTGCCGATATACGGCGGGCAGGATTACGGCGGCCAGCTTCGCCGCCTGAAACGCGGTGTGCACGTCGTCGTCGGAACCCCCGGCAGGGTGATCGACCACATCAAGCGCAAGACGCTCAATCTCGAAGGCATCAGGTGTCTCGTGCTGGACGAAGCCGACGAGATGCTGCGCATGGGGTTTGTCGAGGACGTCGAGTGGATTCTGGACCAGACTCCCCATTCGAGGCAGGTCGCGCTTTTTTCGGCGACGATGCCGGGGGCGATCAGGGCCATCTCCCGCAAGTACATGCGCGAATGCACCGAGATAGCCGTCAAGGCAAAGAGTTCGACGGTCGAAACCATCTCGCAGCGTTTTCTCATGGTCTCCGGGCATCACAAACTCGACGCCCTGACGCGCATTCTCGAACTGGAGCAGTTCGACGGGGTCATCGTCTTCGTTCGCACCAAGACCTCCACGCTCGAACTTTCGGAAAAACTCAGGGCGAGAGGGTATGCCGCCACTGCGCTGAACGGAGACATGGTCCAGAATCACCGTGAAAAAACGGTCGGCCAGTTCAAGGACGGGGTCTGGAACATTCTCGTGGCTACAGACGTGGCCGCCCGGGGACTCGACGTCGAGCGAATCAGCCATGTCGTCAACTACGATATTCCTACCGATACTGAAAGCTACGTGCATCGTATCGGCAGGACAGGCAGGGCCGGGCGGTCCGGCGAGGCGATTCTTTTCGTCGCCCCGAGGGAAATGTCTATGCTGCGGGCGATCGAACGCTCGATACGCAAGGGCATAGAACGGATGGAGCTGCCTTCAGCCGAGGTCATCAACGATAAACGTATCGCGAATTTCAAGAAGCAGATCAGCGACACGCTTTCGACCGCGGACCTCGGTTTCTTCGAAGATCTCGTTTCGGCCTACTGTCACGAGCATGACGTGATGCCCATTCATGCCGCTGCTGCGTTGGCGAGCCTCTATCAGGGCGACAGTCCCCTGTTGCTTTCACCGAAGCCCGAGAGAGAAGTGAAGAAAGCGAAAGCGCGGGACGGCTTCGAAGAGAAAGGCGGAAAGCGCCAGCAAGGCAGGTCGAGAGAAGACCGGTTCCAGGAAGCCATCCGCTTCGATCGCTATCGTGTCGAGGTCGGCAAGGAACACGGCGTCAAGCCCGCCAATATCGTCGGTGCGATTATCAACGAGATTGGCCTGGACAACGGAGCCGTCGGCCGGGTTTCGATTTTCAACGAGTACAGTACGGTCGAACTGCCCGAAGGGATGCCCAGAGACGTGTTCGGCGAGTTGAAGAAGATCAGGGTCTGCGGCCAGCAGCTCAGGGCATCGCGCCTCGATGGCCGGTTCGACGAATTCGAGACGCTTGTTCCCCGAAAAAAACGGAAAACGAAGAAGAGCGCGGTTCGCACGGCGCGGTCGAAAAGAAAGGGAAAAGGACGGTAA
- a CDS encoding LapA family protein: protein MKPHTIILALVLFAVLLFAGVNWGLFSRQDSISFIFFSIQAPLGVIMLGIVGLMSLLYMLFIGRAEIASLLEARKNSRELEEARRLAADSEKSRISELQAALSTRLDGLGGEFAVLKERFAGVEGRLGDIVRRFDEEGVFIVRGSNSDDEGGDETKK from the coding sequence ATGAAACCGCATACCATCATTCTCGCCCTCGTCCTTTTCGCCGTCCTGCTGTTCGCGGGCGTCAACTGGGGGCTGTTCTCGCGGCAGGACAGCATCAGCTTCATCTTCTTCAGCATCCAGGCGCCGCTCGGCGTGATCATGCTGGGCATCGTCGGCCTGATGAGCCTGCTCTACATGCTTTTCATCGGTCGGGCCGAGATAGCGAGCCTTCTGGAAGCGAGGAAAAACAGCCGGGAACTGGAGGAGGCCAGGAGGCTTGCGGCCGACAGTGAAAAAAGCAGGATCTCGGAGCTGCAGGCGGCGCTTTCCACGCGTCTCGACGGACTCGGCGGAGAATTCGCCGTTCTGAAGGAGCGGTTTGCCGGTGTCGAAGGCAGGCTGGGCGATATCGTCAGGCGTTTCGACGAGGAGGGGGTCTTTATCGTGAGGGGATCGAACAGTGATGACGAGGGTGGAGACGAAACGAAAAAATAA
- a CDS encoding 3-deoxy-D-manno-octulosonic acid transferase, translating into MQFILYNTIFPLAASAAKALSLFSPKLKTFFRVRKNLFLNLEKARDSGKKTAPVVWVHAASAGEFEQARPIIEELKTSRPDLLIRLSFQSVSAYTIHKDYPGADMVFYHPLDTARNARRTVDIVRPDVFVLMRYDFWPNHLRAAKERGARLVLAAAVLRDRSVYFKPVAKWFYGRIFSLFHSVFTVSECDRRRFATTFGRTDAVQAGDPRFDQALRRKHGGDQVARLAPFYAARTLLVAGSTWEKDEDLLLAAYRKLHASFPLVLVPHDVSEANIERLEGSLRSAGIPWAKLSCLPEEFTASSVLIVDRIGILVELYALAKIAYVGGGFGVNVHNTVEPAVHGIPVLFGPVHLNSPEAGELIVAGGAIEVRGADDLAACLRNLLDDPAALRHRGEAAGAYVAGRLGASRRIAAGILRQIDGLS; encoded by the coding sequence GTGCAGTTTATCCTTTATAATACAATTTTCCCTCTTGCCGCGAGCGCGGCGAAAGCCCTTTCGCTGTTTTCGCCAAAACTGAAAACGTTCTTCAGGGTCCGGAAAAACCTTTTCCTGAATCTCGAAAAAGCACGAGATTCGGGGAAGAAAACCGCTCCGGTCGTCTGGGTACATGCCGCTTCGGCGGGTGAATTCGAACAGGCCCGGCCGATCATCGAGGAGTTGAAGACATCGCGGCCCGACCTTCTGATACGCCTCTCTTTCCAATCGGTTTCGGCCTATACGATCCATAAGGACTATCCCGGAGCGGACATGGTGTTCTACCACCCGCTCGATACCGCTCGCAACGCCCGGAGAACAGTCGACATCGTACGGCCCGACGTTTTCGTGCTGATGCGTTACGATTTCTGGCCGAACCACCTGCGCGCGGCCAAAGAACGTGGCGCTCGCCTGGTGCTCGCGGCGGCCGTTCTGCGTGACCGCTCCGTTTACTTCAAACCGGTCGCGAAGTGGTTCTACGGCAGGATCTTTTCGCTATTCCACAGCGTCTTCACGGTTTCTGAATGCGACAGGCGAAGGTTTGCCACGACCTTCGGCCGCACGGACGCCGTACAGGCGGGCGATCCGAGATTCGACCAGGCGCTGCGAAGGAAACACGGCGGCGACCAGGTCGCCCGGCTCGCGCCGTTCTACGCGGCGCGCACGCTCCTCGTCGCCGGCAGCACCTGGGAGAAGGACGAGGATCTGCTCCTGGCCGCATACAGGAAGCTGCATGCGTCCTTCCCGCTGGTGCTCGTGCCGCACGATGTTTCCGAAGCGAACATAGAACGGCTGGAAGGCTCGCTTCGCTCGGCGGGCATCCCTTGGGCGAAGCTTTCCTGCCTGCCGGAAGAGTTCACCGCCTCAAGCGTGCTGATCGTCGACCGCATCGGCATCCTGGTCGAACTGTACGCACTGGCGAAGATAGCCTACGTGGGCGGCGGCTTCGGCGTCAACGTGCACAACACCGTCGAGCCCGCCGTCCACGGCATCCCCGTGCTCTTCGGTCCGGTTCACCTGAACTCGCCGGAGGCGGGAGAACTGATCGTGGCGGGAGGTGCGATCGAGGTCCGCGGCGCGGACGATCTCGCCGCATGCCTGCGAAACCTGCTCGACGATCCGGCGGCGTTGCGACACCGAGGGGAAGCCGCGGGAGCCTATGTCGCCGGAAGGCTCGGGGCCTCGCGCAGAATTGCGGCCGGGATCCTTCGGCAAATCGACGGTCTTAGCTGA
- the pdxA gene encoding 4-hydroxythreonine-4-phosphate dehydrogenase PdxA — protein MPRQRADRPEPLFTAWTTGDIHGIGPEIILKSFSETLGTEARPVAVGSAESLRSCNSTLGLDVEIAVFDSFDALEHSPPPEGVLPVVSVAEPSGPMLPGVVSAQAGRIAMKAVETAGELCIGGRVRAMVTAPIHKEAVALAGYRNTGHTDYLSKRCGGIEPTMFFYDAPSRLAVALATIHVPLREVPQLVRSMDLRRRIEGLLESLRVDFGIAEPRLAVLGLNPHASDGGVMGDEEQNIIAPCIRELAAAGAVEGPFPADGFFGAGRYRDFDAVLAMYHDQGLLPFKVLAFETGVNVTLGLPLVRTSPDHGTGFDIAGRGCASHASFSQAARLAETIADNRIRHALAG, from the coding sequence ATGCCGAGACAAAGAGCAGACAGGCCTGAGCCGTTGTTTACCGCATGGACCACGGGAGACATTCACGGCATCGGCCCGGAAATCATCCTGAAAAGCTTCTCCGAAACCCTCGGCACGGAAGCACGGCCTGTCGCCGTTGGCTCGGCCGAATCGCTGCGATCCTGCAACTCGACACTCGGCCTCGACGTCGAGATCGCGGTGTTCGACTCCTTCGATGCGCTGGAACACAGTCCCCCGCCGGAAGGGGTGCTGCCGGTCGTCAGTGTGGCGGAGCCTTCGGGACCGATGTTGCCGGGCGTCGTTTCCGCCCAAGCCGGCCGCATCGCGATGAAGGCCGTGGAAACAGCGGGTGAACTCTGCATCGGAGGCCGGGTCCGGGCGATGGTCACCGCCCCGATCCACAAGGAAGCGGTAGCGCTGGCGGGATACCGCAACACGGGCCATACCGACTACCTGTCGAAACGGTGCGGGGGGATCGAACCGACCATGTTTTTCTACGACGCCCCGTCACGCCTCGCCGTGGCGCTGGCGACGATACACGTCCCGCTGCGGGAGGTTCCGCAACTGGTCCGCTCGATGGACCTGCGGCGCCGCATCGAGGGACTTCTGGAATCCCTGCGCGTGGACTTCGGCATTGCCGAACCCCGCCTGGCCGTGCTCGGGCTCAACCCTCACGCCTCGGACGGCGGGGTCATGGGCGACGAGGAGCAAAACATCATCGCCCCCTGCATACGCGAACTCGCCGCCGCCGGGGCGGTCGAGGGGCCGTTCCCGGCAGACGGTTTTTTCGGAGCGGGAAGGTATCGCGATTTCGACGCGGTTCTCGCGATGTATCACGACCAGGGACTGCTGCCGTTCAAGGTGCTGGCGTTCGAGACCGGCGTCAACGTCACGCTCGGCCTGCCGCTCGTGCGCACCTCGCCCGATCACGGCACCGGTTTCGATATCGCCGGACGGGGTTGCGCCTCGCACGCCAGTTTTTCGCAGGCGGCGCGGCTCGCCGAAACAATCGCGGACAACAGAATCAGGCATGCCCTCGCCGGGTGA
- a CDS encoding cell division ATP-binding protein FtsE produces MISFVNVDLEMNKKPVLKQVNLSIDPGQFLYVVGKSGSGKTTLLKALYMEIKPVKGEVSIGGYKSSSIRKRHIPHLRRKLGIVFQDFRLLEDRTVYENLAFVLKVTNTKSKLIKDKVMTALREVGLEHVAKQMPLNLSGGEQQRVAIARALVREPVAILADEPTGNLDPDTSLEILEYLKKINRKGIAVIVATHDYEMVRHHPAKTLQITGQSIGEATFSDSPAGYRPAARAKPGD; encoded by the coding sequence ATGATCTCGTTCGTCAATGTCGATCTGGAAATGAACAAAAAACCGGTGCTCAAGCAGGTCAATCTTTCGATCGACCCCGGCCAGTTTCTCTATGTGGTGGGAAAGAGCGGCAGCGGCAAGACCACGCTGCTTAAGGCACTCTACATGGAAATCAAGCCCGTCAAGGGTGAGGTATCGATCGGCGGATACAAGTCGTCGTCGATCCGAAAGCGCCACATCCCGCACCTGCGCCGGAAACTCGGGATCGTCTTCCAGGACTTTCGCCTGCTCGAGGACAGGACGGTCTACGAAAATCTCGCGTTCGTGCTGAAGGTGACCAACACGAAAAGCAAGCTGATCAAGGACAAGGTGATGACCGCGCTGCGGGAGGTGGGGCTGGAACATGTGGCCAAACAGATGCCGCTCAATCTTTCTGGCGGAGAACAGCAGCGCGTCGCCATTGCCCGCGCGCTGGTGAGGGAGCCCGTGGCCATTCTGGCCGACGAGCCGACCGGCAACCTCGATCCCGACACCTCGCTCGAGATTCTCGAATACCTGAAGAAAATCAACCGCAAGGGAATCGCGGTCATCGTCGCCACGCACGATTACGAAATGGTTCGGCACCATCCGGCAAAGACCCTGCAGATCACCGGTCAGTCGATCGGGGAAGCCACCTTCAGCGACTCACCCGCCGGCTATCGACCGGCAGCCAGAGCCAAACCTGGTGACTGA
- a CDS encoding transposase, whose translation MPRGARLDALGTLHHAIIRGIEKGDIVRDEEDRKEFLRRMGELARGTGTGIYAFALMTNHAHILLKSGEQGLSTFMRRLLSGYAQYFNRRHRRVGHLFQNRYKSIICEEEAYFDKLVAYIHLNPLRAGLVDSFEELASYPWCSHSVMMNKVHYSWLNREYVLQCFGDREGEARRAYVAYLEEEIGINREKELSGGGLCRSYGGWSNVLSMRKQGVKALSDDRILGGDSFVREVLQEAEGQGEQLLSADERAQHIARAIENACRKEGISIAVLRSGSRRGRVPAIRKALAKKFVQEYGLSLAETARQLWVTTSAVSHMVR comes from the coding sequence ATGCCACGAGGAGCAAGGCTGGATGCGCTGGGAACGTTGCATCATGCGATAATCCGGGGAATCGAGAAAGGGGACATCGTTCGGGACGAGGAGGACAGAAAAGAGTTTCTTCGACGTATGGGCGAACTGGCCCGAGGGACGGGTACCGGTATTTATGCGTTCGCCCTGATGACAAACCATGCCCATATCCTTCTGAAAAGCGGCGAGCAGGGCTTATCGACCTTCATGCGTCGTTTGCTTTCAGGATATGCGCAATATTTCAATCGCCGTCATCGGCGGGTAGGTCATCTCTTTCAGAACAGGTACAAGTCGATCATCTGTGAAGAAGAGGCGTACTTCGATAAGCTGGTCGCCTATATTCATCTCAATCCATTGCGTGCGGGACTCGTCGATTCATTCGAGGAACTGGCGTCGTATCCCTGGTGCAGTCACTCGGTCATGATGAACAAGGTTCATTATTCATGGCTGAATCGTGAGTACGTTTTGCAATGCTTCGGGGACAGGGAAGGCGAGGCTCGGAGGGCTTACGTGGCGTATCTGGAAGAAGAGATCGGGATAAACCGGGAGAAGGAGCTTTCGGGCGGCGGGTTGTGTCGATCTTACGGTGGCTGGTCGAACGTCCTGTCGATGCGCAAGCAGGGTGTAAAAGCGCTCAGCGATGACCGGATACTCGGAGGGGATTCGTTTGTCAGGGAGGTTCTCCAGGAGGCTGAAGGTCAGGGTGAACAACTGTTGTCCGCGGATGAGCGTGCGCAACACATTGCCCGTGCTATCGAGAACGCTTGCAGGAAAGAGGGGATCAGCATTGCTGTTTTACGTTCGGGCAGCAGAAGAGGGCGGGTGCCCGCGATACGGAAAGCGCTGGCAAAAAAGTTTGTCCAGGAATATGGATTATCTCTTGCTGAAACTGCAAGGCAGTTGTGGGTGACAACGAGTGCAGTCAGCCATATGGTTCGTTGA
- a CDS encoding 2'-5' RNA ligase family protein: protein MEKRVFIGMPAGPELREKIERFRGARSSLPVRWVPVENLHVTLVPPWRCDDEEAVCAKLRQRLAGRACLEARFSTIAVGPSRCRASLIWVSGGAHEAIGELGRILSSLAANRTDAEERDFLLHVTLARLKRGTSPRLRPETVDWRCTFDRVRLYESIPHPEGARYETICEVALKIP, encoded by the coding sequence ATGGAAAAACGGGTTTTCATAGGGATGCCCGCCGGGCCGGAACTGAGGGAAAAGATCGAACGGTTCAGGGGCGCCCGTTCCAGTCTTCCCGTTCGGTGGGTTCCGGTTGAAAACCTGCACGTCACCCTCGTGCCTCCCTGGAGATGCGACGATGAGGAAGCAGTCTGCGCGAAACTTCGGCAACGGCTTGCCGGACGCGCTTGCCTCGAAGCGCGGTTTTCAACGATAGCCGTTGGCCCGTCACGGTGCAGGGCGAGCCTGATCTGGGTTTCAGGAGGCGCTCACGAAGCGATTGGCGAGCTCGGCCGGATACTTTCGTCTCTTGCCGCGAACCGGACGGATGCGGAGGAACGGGACTTTCTGCTCCACGTCACCCTCGCCCGCCTGAAACGCGGGACCTCGCCGCGGCTGCGGCCTGAAACCGTCGACTGGCGCTGTACGTTCGACCGGGTGCGCCTCTATGAATCGATCCCGCATCCGGAAGGAGCGAGATACGAAACGATCTGTGAGGTTGCGTTGAAAATCCCGTAA
- a CDS encoding DUF4293 domain-containing protein, with the protein MFARIQSIYLFIAALLALSSMFFPFWYFVSDSSFTLRDFGPLMEAGALHVAGLYLSSVLSPLTALLSIAAMFLYKNRAQQSKLILFLILLFLADILTGLLSAHFLNEYLSRSNEALGHSPGEGLFVLLPEPLLFWLALGAVKKDEKIATAYKRL; encoded by the coding sequence ATGTTTGCACGTATTCAAAGCATTTACCTCTTCATCGCCGCCCTGCTCGCCCTTTCGAGCATGTTTTTCCCTTTCTGGTATTTCGTTTCGGACTCCAGTTTCACGCTCAGGGATTTCGGCCCGCTCATGGAAGCCGGCGCGCTGCACGTCGCGGGCCTCTATCTTTCCAGCGTCCTTTCACCGCTTACCGCCCTGCTGTCGATCGCGGCGATGTTTCTCTACAAGAACAGGGCTCAGCAAAGCAAGCTTATCCTGTTCCTCATCCTGCTCTTCCTCGCCGACATCCTCACGGGACTGCTTTCGGCGCATTTCCTGAACGAGTACCTATCCCGTTCGAACGAGGCCCTGGGCCATTCGCCGGGCGAAGGGCTGTTCGTACTCCTGCCTGAACCGCTGCTCTTCTGGCTGGCGCTCGGAGCCGTGAAAAAGGATGAAAAGATCGCAACGGCCTACAAGAGACTTTGA
- a CDS encoding DUF169 domain-containing protein, which yields MNSELVKECLRKFSEVLSFNYPAVGWYFSSENIEDSFIYKRDRWVCMFMYWAIVLKKGKRIQFSADCGKACPGIQEFGGFTPPVDDDGKFIAETERFKQTRALAQAYYREYVAEIHTPPEKFVYVEKIEKIDKNREIEVVNLFPDITGLANLTGLASYDREESGTLIPFASGCQSAFSTPYNEKFKERPKCIVGLMDVLVRRFVPDDMIMFSVPANRFVEMANNIEGSFLDKNFNNPTSF from the coding sequence ATGAATTCAGAGCTGGTAAAAGAATGCTTAAGGAAATTTTCTGAGGTTTTATCTTTTAACTATCCTGCTGTCGGTTGGTATTTTTCTTCGGAGAACATAGAGGATTCGTTCATTTATAAAAGGGATCGATGGGTTTGTATGTTCATGTATTGGGCTATTGTCCTGAAGAAGGGAAAGAGAATTCAGTTCTCGGCAGACTGTGGGAAAGCCTGTCCCGGAATACAGGAATTTGGCGGATTCACGCCGCCTGTGGACGATGATGGAAAATTTATCGCCGAAACCGAACGCTTCAAACAAACGCGCGCACTTGCCCAGGCGTATTATCGAGAGTATGTGGCCGAGATTCATACTCCGCCGGAAAAATTCGTTTACGTTGAAAAAATTGAAAAAATAGATAAAAACAGGGAGATCGAAGTCGTCAATTTATTTCCGGATATTACGGGTCTGGCAAATTTGACTGGTCTGGCGAGTTACGACCGGGAAGAAAGCGGTACGCTGATACCCTTTGCTTCCGGGTGTCAATCGGCGTTCTCAACTCCCTACAACGAGAAGTTCAAAGAACGGCCAAAGTGTATTGTCGGATTGATGGATGTTTTGGTCCGGCGTTTTGTTCCGGATGACATGATCATGTTTTCAGTACCCGCCAATCGATTTGTTGAAATGGCGAATAATATTGAGGGAAGTTTTCTTGACAAGAATTTTAATAATCCGACAAGTTTCTGA
- the rsgA gene encoding ribosome small subunit-dependent GTPase A, translated as MNVEDLGFNDWFSGHAAEILQPGQNVARVVAVDRNAYIVRSEGQETPAELSGRLRFGIESDLDLPCVGDWVCVQYASPELAIIHAVLPRRSFLRRKRPGKTVDFQMIAANIDVAFVVQSCHYDFNIRRLDRYLVACKDGGIEPVVILTKTDLMTPEEVDGQVMDIRGSGIGSQILPVSNTTGKGLDRFCALVESGKTYCLIGSSGVGKSTLINRLMGSNELETKEVSVTGEGTHTTSRRQLLLPDNGAMLIDTPGMREFGLLGASDGLDESFSEIHDLSMACRFADCTHTDEPGCAVLEAVENDELSEERYQSYIKLKKENEYHDMSYVEKRKRDRDFGRFIKTYKRQRKR; from the coding sequence ATGAATGTGGAAGACTTGGGCTTTAACGATTGGTTCTCCGGTCATGCGGCAGAAATCCTTCAACCGGGGCAGAATGTAGCACGAGTAGTTGCAGTTGACCGCAATGCCTACATTGTGCGGAGCGAGGGACAAGAGACGCCTGCGGAGCTTTCCGGCCGGCTTCGTTTCGGAATTGAATCGGACCTTGACCTCCCATGCGTTGGTGACTGGGTCTGTGTTCAGTATGCTTCACCAGAACTTGCGATCATTCATGCCGTGTTACCGCGCAGGTCATTCCTTCGCCGAAAGCGTCCCGGTAAGACCGTGGATTTCCAGATGATCGCTGCGAACATCGACGTTGCCTTTGTTGTCCAGTCTTGCCACTATGATTTCAACATACGGCGACTTGACCGCTATCTGGTTGCGTGCAAGGACGGCGGGATAGAACCAGTCGTCATCTTAACCAAGACGGATCTGATGACCCCTGAGGAAGTCGACGGACAGGTCATGGACATCAGGGGCTCTGGGATTGGCTCTCAGATTCTTCCTGTCAGCAACACAACAGGGAAAGGGTTAGACCGGTTTTGCGCGCTTGTGGAATCAGGGAAGACGTATTGCCTCATTGGATCGTCTGGAGTCGGCAAGAGTACACTCATCAATCGCCTGATGGGGAGCAATGAGCTTGAAACAAAAGAAGTGAGTGTAACGGGTGAAGGTACACACACCACCTCTAGACGGCAACTACTTTTGCCGGACAATGGTGCCATGTTGATTGACACCCCCGGTATGCGTGAATTTGGACTTCTGGGCGCAAGCGATGGACTTGACGAAAGTTTCTCGGAAATACATGACCTATCTATGGCCTGTCGTTTCGCCGACTGTACGCATACGGATGAACCCGGATGCGCGGTTTTGGAAGCTGTCGAAAACGACGAGCTGAGCGAAGAGCGATACCAGAGCTATATCAAACTCAAGAAGGAAAATGAGTATCACGATATGTCTTATGTGGAGAAACGAAAAAGAGACAGGGATTTCGGGCGCTTCATCAAGACGTACAAAAGACAACGCAAACGCTGA